The Monomorium pharaonis isolate MP-MQ-018 unplaced genomic scaffold, ASM1337386v2 scaffold_351, whole genome shotgun sequence genome has a segment encoding these proteins:
- the LOC118644213 gene encoding uridine 5'-monophosphate synthase-like: METLLKELAVELYDIHAIKFGEFKTKIGLITPIYFDLRMIISYPKLMLKLSKALWTLVDNPTKVSRICGVPYTALPLTTLISAQEEIPMLMKRKEAKSYGTKKLIEGIFSPGENCIIIEDIITSGSSILETVDALKKENLNVREAYVIIDREQGGRKNLENHGIKVKSLFVITQFMKYLLEAGKVTSEIVKDVNNYLATNRAPSISVQDVPDDRLKLPYSKRAKLTTNLLAFELFELMESKQTNLCLAADLKETDAILELANIAGPHIAVLKTHVDVVEDFSESFVLRLKELATQHKFLLMEDRKFGDIGNTVSLQYRHGLYKIAEWADLITVHPVSGASVVNALKKGLENITEPRGIFLVAEMSSKGALTTGDYLKSAVSMAEEASDLVVGLVCQSNLTAQPGLVQLTPGVKLSKSGDSLDQQYNDPRSIINAGADLAVVGRGITESPHGYLKAILEYKRQLWNAYEERINIINM, translated from the exons ATGGAAACGCTCTTAAAGGAATTGGCTGTAGAACTATATGATATTCATGCCATAAAATTCGGAGAATTTAAGACGAAAATCGGCTTAATTACACCGATATATTTTGACTTGCGTATGATAATTTCTTATCCGAAATTAATG cTGAAGTTATCAAAAGCTTTATGGACATTGGTAGACAACCCTACCAAAGTGTCCCGAATCTGTGGTGTCCCATATACAGCACTACCATTAACTACCTTGATATCAGCGCAGGAAGAGATTCCCATGTTAATGAAGAGAAAAGAAGCAAAGTCATATGgtacaaagaaattaatagaGGGTATCTTCTCACCTGGCGAGAACTGCATAATCATCGAGGATATTATAACAAGTGGTAGCAGCATTTTAGAGACTGTCGATGCCTTAAAGAaggaaaacttgaatgtgaGGGAGGCCTATGTGATAATTGATAGAGAACAAGGTGGTAGAAAGAATCTCGAAAATCATGGGATCAAAGTTAAGAGTCTCTTTGTGATAACGCAATTCATGAAGTATCTTCTCGAGGCTGGAAAGGTTACGTCTGAAATCGTCAAggatgttaataattatttggcAACGAATCGGGCACCAAGCATTTCCGTTCAAG ATGTGCCAGATGACAGATTGAAACTGCCATATAGTAAACGCGCCAAGCTAACGACGAATCTATTGGCCTTTGAGCTGTTTGAGCTAATGGAATCGAAACAAACTAATCTTTGCTTGGCGGCCGATTTAAAGGAAACGGACGCGATTTTGGAATTGGCGAACATAGCAGGGCCTCATATCGCAGTGCTAAAGACTCATGTGGATGTCGTAGAGGATTTCAGTGAGAGCTTTGTTCTTCGGCTTAAAGAATTGGCAACGCAGCACAAATTTCTGTTGATGGAAGATCGTAAATTTGGCGATATCGGCAATACGGTATCGTTACAGTACAGACATGGCCTGTACAAGATTGCCGAATGGGCCGATTTGATCACGGTGCATCCGGTATCGGGCGCATCTGTCGTCAACGCGCTTAAAAAAGGTCTAGAGAACATCACCGAGCCGCGCGGCATTTTCCTCGTCGCCGAGATGTCGAGCAAAGGTGCACTGACTACCGGTGATTATCTGAAGAGCGCGGTTTCGATGGCGGAGGAAGCTTCTGATCTGGTGGTAGGTCTCGTGTGTCAATCCAATCTCACAGCGCAACCCGGACTAGTTCAGTTAACGCCTGGTGTCAAACTGTCTAAAAGCGGGGACAGTCTAGATCAGCAATATAACGATCCGCGATCGATTATCAATGCTGGTGCCGATTTAGCAGTCGTCGGTAGAGGTATCACGGAATCGCCTCATGGTTATTTAAAGGCcattttagaatataaaagaCAACTGTGGAACGCGTACGAGGAACGAATAAACATAATCAATATGtga
- the LOC118644214 gene encoding general transcription factor IIH subunit 3-like isoform X3 yields the protein MKKKKKSMTRSRSQVSSSSLEKINKMATEIETSLLVIVLDVSSLQRIVKQEMKILPLCLDSTIVFAKAHLIQSSNNELAIMVCHNHSTKFLYPCEITAEIRQMDDQYEKFTMMEHTVRQQLQRIISENILLWAFPMNIPLNISLISGALNMALCYIARLKSEKIASQKLHPRILVITASNDSATQYMNYMNIFFTAQRMNVILDVCSLDQELTLLQQGCDITGGNYLKVPQLDELLQDLLCVFLPDPSVRSELVLPSPVKVDYRAACFCHQELIDIGYVCSKCFTIFCKFNSICTTCHTVFKMPGRMSMKMKNKSMCGSRRTLFVYSVTVEYLKQQRLKDIVKYVIWIMKCFAALIIFLNLYYNSLYDTIPIDLRIHGITFDGNQTTYCSGPPSKDTI from the exons AAATAGAGACGAGCTTGCTGGTGATCGTTCTGGATGTAAGTTCATTACAACGGATAGTAAAGCAAGAAATGAAGATACTACCACTGTGTTTAGACTCCACAATTGTCTTTGCAAAAGCTCATCTCATACAGTCATCTAATAATGAATTGGCTATAATGGTATGCCATAACCACAGTACTAAATTCCTCTACCCTTGTGAAATCACAGCAGAAATAAGGCAGATGGATGACCAGTACGAAAAGTTTACTATGATGGAACATACGGTGCGTCAACAATTGCAGAGAATTATCAGCGAGAATATTCTACTATGGGCATTCCCCATGAATATTCCACTGAACATAAGTCTCATCTCTGGTGCGCTCAACATGGCATTGTGCTATATCGCTCGATTAAAGAGCGAAAAGATCGCCAGTCAAAAGTTGCATCCTAGAATACTAGTCATTACAGCCAGCAACGACTCAGCAACTCAGTACATGAACTACATGAATATATTCTTCACTGCACAAAGAATG AATGTCATTTTGGATGTGTGCAGTCTGGATCAGGAACTGACACTGTTGCAACAAGGCTGTGACATTACTGGTGGCAATTATCTGAAGGTGCCGCAGCTTGACGAATTACTGCAAGATTTATTG tgtGTTTTCCTGCCTGATCCTAGTGTTAGGTCAGAATTGGTTCTTCCTTCGCCAGTAAAAGTGGATTATAGAGCAGCATGTTTTTGTCATCAGGAGCTTATTGATATTGGATATGTTTGttctaaatgttttacaa ttttctgCAAGTTCAATTCAATATGCACCACTTGTca cacGGTATTCAAAATGCCGGGACGTATGTCGATGAAGATGAAGAACAAGTCTATGTGTGGTTCTCGCCGcacattatttgtatattctgTCACAGTCGAATATCTAAAGCAACAAAGGCTAAAAGATATAGTGAAGTACGTCATATGGATAATGAAATGTTTTGCTGCACTAATAATATTCCtaaatctatattataatagcCTGTATGATACAATTCCAATAGACCTTCGTATACATGGCATAACATTTGATGGCAATCAGACGACGTATTGCAGTGGTCCTCCATCTAAAGacacaatttaa
- the LOC118644214 gene encoding general transcription factor IIH subunit 3-like isoform X4, whose amino-acid sequence MQRQIETSLLVIVLDVSSLQRIVKQEMKILPLCLDSTIVFAKAHLIQSSNNELAIMVCHNHSTKFLYPCEITAEIRQMDDQYEKFTMMEHTVRQQLQRIISENILLWAFPMNIPLNISLISGALNMALCYIARLKSEKIASQKLHPRILVITASNDSATQYMNYMNIFFTAQRMNVILDVCSLDQELTLLQQGCDITGGNYLKVPQLDELLQDLLCVFLPDPSVRSELVLPSPVKVDYRAACFCHQELIDIGYVCSKCFTIFCKFNSICTTCHTVFKMPGRMSMKMKNKSMCGSRRTLFVYSVTVEYLKQQRLKDIVKYVIWIMKCFAALIIFLNLYYNSLYDTIPIDLRIHGITFDGNQTTYCSGPPSKDTI is encoded by the exons AAATAGAGACGAGCTTGCTGGTGATCGTTCTGGATGTAAGTTCATTACAACGGATAGTAAAGCAAGAAATGAAGATACTACCACTGTGTTTAGACTCCACAATTGTCTTTGCAAAAGCTCATCTCATACAGTCATCTAATAATGAATTGGCTATAATGGTATGCCATAACCACAGTACTAAATTCCTCTACCCTTGTGAAATCACAGCAGAAATAAGGCAGATGGATGACCAGTACGAAAAGTTTACTATGATGGAACATACGGTGCGTCAACAATTGCAGAGAATTATCAGCGAGAATATTCTACTATGGGCATTCCCCATGAATATTCCACTGAACATAAGTCTCATCTCTGGTGCGCTCAACATGGCATTGTGCTATATCGCTCGATTAAAGAGCGAAAAGATCGCCAGTCAAAAGTTGCATCCTAGAATACTAGTCATTACAGCCAGCAACGACTCAGCAACTCAGTACATGAACTACATGAATATATTCTTCACTGCACAAAGAATG AATGTCATTTTGGATGTGTGCAGTCTGGATCAGGAACTGACACTGTTGCAACAAGGCTGTGACATTACTGGTGGCAATTATCTGAAGGTGCCGCAGCTTGACGAATTACTGCAAGATTTATTG tgtGTTTTCCTGCCTGATCCTAGTGTTAGGTCAGAATTGGTTCTTCCTTCGCCAGTAAAAGTGGATTATAGAGCAGCATGTTTTTGTCATCAGGAGCTTATTGATATTGGATATGTTTGttctaaatgttttacaa ttttctgCAAGTTCAATTCAATATGCACCACTTGTca cacGGTATTCAAAATGCCGGGACGTATGTCGATGAAGATGAAGAACAAGTCTATGTGTGGTTCTCGCCGcacattatttgtatattctgTCACAGTCGAATATCTAAAGCAACAAAGGCTAAAAGATATAGTGAAGTACGTCATATGGATAATGAAATGTTTTGCTGCACTAATAATATTCCtaaatctatattataatagcCTGTATGATACAATTCCAATAGACCTTCGTATACATGGCATAACATTTGATGGCAATCAGACGACGTATTGCAGTGGTCCTCCATCTAAAGacacaatttaa